The Salmonella enterica subsp. houtenae serovar Houten genome has a segment encoding these proteins:
- the purM gene encoding phosphoribosylaminoimidazole synthetase yields MTDKTSLSYKDAGVDIDAGNALVDRIKGVVKKTRRPEVMGGLGGFGALCALPQKYREPVLVSGTDGVGTKLRLAMDLKRHDAIGIDLVAMCVNDLVVQGAEPLFFLDYYATGKLDVDTAASVINGIAEGCLQSGCALVGGETAEMPGMYHGEDYDVAGFCVGVVEKSEIIDGSRVAEGDVLIALGSSGPHSNGYSLVRKIIDVSGCDPQTTLLEGKPLADHLLEPTRIYVKSVLELIENIDVHAIAHLTGGGFWENIPRVLPENTQAVINESSWQWPAIFTWLQTAGNVSRHEMYRTFNCGVGMVIALSAPEADKALALLNERGENAWKIGIIKASDSEQRVVIE; encoded by the coding sequence GTGACCGATAAAACCTCTCTTAGCTATAAAGATGCCGGCGTCGATATTGATGCGGGTAACGCTCTGGTTGATCGAATCAAAGGCGTAGTGAAGAAAACTCGCCGCCCGGAGGTCATGGGCGGTCTGGGCGGTTTCGGTGCGCTGTGCGCGTTACCGCAAAAATATCGTGAACCGGTACTGGTTTCCGGCACTGACGGCGTAGGCACCAAACTTCGCCTGGCGATGGATTTAAAGCGCCACGACGCTATCGGTATTGATCTGGTGGCAATGTGCGTAAACGATCTGGTCGTTCAGGGCGCGGAACCACTGTTTTTCCTCGATTACTATGCCACCGGTAAACTGGATGTCGATACCGCCGCCAGCGTGATTAACGGTATTGCCGAAGGCTGCCTGCAATCCGGTTGCGCGCTGGTCGGCGGCGAGACGGCGGAAATGCCAGGCATGTATCACGGCGAAGATTACGACGTGGCGGGTTTCTGCGTCGGCGTAGTCGAAAAATCAGAAATCATCGACGGCTCCCGCGTTGCCGAAGGCGACGTGCTGATTGCGCTCGGCTCCAGCGGCCCGCACTCGAATGGGTATTCGCTGGTGCGGAAAATTATTGACGTTAGCGGCTGCGACCCACAAACCACTCTGCTGGAAGGGAAGCCGCTGGCCGATCATCTGCTTGAACCGACCCGTATCTACGTAAAATCGGTTCTGGAACTGATTGAAAACATCGATGTACACGCTATCGCACACCTCACCGGCGGCGGCTTTTGGGAAAATATCCCGCGCGTTCTGCCGGAGAATACCCAGGCAGTAATTAATGAGTCGTCCTGGCAGTGGCCCGCCATCTTTACCTGGCTGCAAACCGCCGGTAACGTCAGTCGACATGAAATGTACCGTACCTTTAACTGCGGCGTCGGCATGGTGATTGCGCTATCCGCTCCGGAAGCGGACAAAGCGCTTGCTCTGCTAAACGAGAGAGGTGAAAACGCATGGAAAATCGGTATCATCAAAGCCTCTGATTCCGAACAGCGTGTGGTTATTGAATAA
- the upp gene encoding uracil phosphoribosyltransferase yields the protein MKIVEVKHPLVKHKLGLMRENDISTKRFRELASEVGSLLTYEATADLETEKVTIEGWNGPVEIDQIKGKKITVVPILRAGLGMMEGVLENVPSARISVVGMYRNEETLEPVPYFQKLVSNIDERMALIVDPMLATGGSVIATIDLLKKAGCSSIKVLVLVAAPEGIAALEKAHPDVELYTASIDQGLNEHGYIIPGLGDAGDKIFGTK from the coding sequence ATGAAGATCGTGGAAGTCAAACACCCACTCGTCAAACACAAGCTGGGTCTGATGCGTGAAAACGACATTAGCACTAAACGCTTTCGTGAACTCGCCTCAGAAGTAGGCAGCCTGCTGACGTATGAAGCGACAGCCGACCTGGAAACGGAAAAAGTCACCATCGAAGGCTGGAACGGGCCGGTGGAAATTGACCAGATTAAAGGTAAAAAAATTACCGTTGTGCCGATTCTGCGTGCGGGTCTGGGCATGATGGAAGGCGTTCTGGAAAATGTACCGAGCGCGCGTATCAGCGTTGTCGGGATGTATCGTAACGAAGAGACGCTTGAGCCAGTACCTTATTTCCAGAAACTGGTATCGAACATTGATGAACGCATGGCGCTGATCGTCGACCCGATGCTGGCGACCGGCGGTTCTGTCATCGCAACCATCGACCTGCTGAAAAAAGCAGGTTGTAGCAGCATTAAAGTGCTGGTGCTGGTCGCCGCGCCGGAAGGCATTGCGGCGCTGGAAAAAGCGCATCCTGACGTTGAACTGTACACCGCCTCTATCGATCAGGGGCTTAACGAGCACGGATACATTATTCCGGGGCTTGGCGATGCCGGCGATAAGATTTTTGGTACCAAATAA